The window CAGGGGAACCAACACCAAACTTCAAACAAAGGTTCTTGAGTTGTCTAGCAATATTGCAGGCGTTGAGGACGAGTTTTAAGAGCGTTTGACAGCCAGTGACCGACAACATACTGATAGTCTACAAGTGGTGAGAAAACGCCTTAATCGGCTCACCACAACAGTTCAGCAACTTCTGGAGGGAGTCGTGGCACCCGACAGTCCCACCCACCACGGCCCTGTTGTGATCACCACATACACTGATGGTGATGGTGATTTTTCCGAGTACTTCATGCTCGTGGAGGCTCACATCACCGACCACATCACGGGGATGAGGCTCACAATGGGAAAATGAGATGTCTACCGCGGACTTCCTGGTCCACCGAAGGTCGAGACACAATTGTATTTGTGAAAATGATGTGCAGATTTCAGAAGTAAATGATGTTGGAAGTAAACAGTAATGTAGCacatcttatatcttatatcttatatcttatatttactaattggagacaCCTTTCCAGCCTTTACATTAATCCACATCATCAAGATTAACTCAACCTCTAGATTTAAAATTTAATGGTCAAGATCTATTAGAAGTACCTGACTTATATAAAGACATGATGTACGTAAAGAATTGAACCAACACGTACATAAAAGAGAGACACAGCTACAATGTAATATAAAAAGGAAGATCACATAAAAAAGTCCTCACGCTAAGAGGAAAGAGCCATCATGAGAGATACAACTACTTTATAATATAAAAAGGAGATTACGTACAGGAAGAGTCTTAATGCTAAAAGGAAAGAGCCATCGCGATTTTAAAAAATCCCATCATCACACACGTACAGAAAAGAGAGACACTGCCTATAATATCTAAAAGAAAAACATCATTAAAAAAGAGTCCACGTGCTGTAAGGAAAGGGCCATTGTGATTTAAAAAAAATGCAACATCACACACGGCCAAGTCCAAAAATATGACGTGCCTTCTCCGTTTCTCAttaaaaataaaggaaaaaatgATACGTACAAATAATCACGTGTGATTTCCCTTTCACAAATAAAAGGAAAAATATTATTTTAATCCACATCATCAAGATTAAATCAACAACTAAATTTAAATTTTAGTGGTCAAGATCTATTAGAAGTTCCTGGCATATAGACACGGCGTACATACAAAATTGAACGAGGACGTACAGAATGTAAAGACACAACTGCTTTATAATATTATAAAAAAGGAGATCTGCCAAAAAAAGAGCCATCATGCCATAAGAAAAGGACCatcattatttaaaaaaaatccatcATCACACACATCCAGATCCCAAATAATACGTGCCTTCTCTGCATTTTAATAAAATTGGAAAAAAATGATACGTATGAATAATCATGTGTGTTCCCCCTTTTATgaaataaaaggaaaaaagatatgcaTGGAATTTAATGGACAAGATGTATTCGATGTCCATGCCTATAAAAAGACACCACGTacgtgcagaattgaaccaaaacgTACCAAAAAGAGAGACAATGCCTTATAGCATCCTCATGTTATATAAAAAAAAAGAGTAATCATGTTTTATGTTGAAGAAACACACTGAACTTTGTCAAATCGCAGGCCTTGCATGTTTTCCTTATTTGTGGGTTAACATCACAAAATTATTTTCAATAGGCTTTAGTAACATATTGTTATTTTTTATTGGATAGTTGCACTGATCCTTGATAGTACCTAGATTGATTTTTTTAGAAGCCCACTTCATGTACATGGTCGTATAAATATATTTACCCAATACTAGAAATCAGTAGTGTacatttatttattattatatatGTCTAGAACCACTAAATGTTTTTGAAGCATGTTCGGTAATCAGATTAAATAAGATACTCGCTCTACTTCAAAAACTATGATTTATAGCTACATCAATAAGATTATTTGTAGTTTATCCAATTATAAATACAATATTTGACTTGGTGCAGATCATTACATGTACTTCATGCCACTAGATCGAATACATGCTAACTGATGATGCTGATAAATCTGAAGAAATCAATTGAACTAATCGAAGATATGTATGTACCTTTTTCTCTCAATCATAATAGTGCCAACTATTACATGTTCCAAATAGTAATATTTCATATGGTTATCCATACAAATTTCACTTCGCAATTCGTAAATATATTTACAATTAAGAACTAGAAATGAAAGTTCAGGTATGATCATTAACATAACTAGCCCGTGCAGATGCACGAGATGTTGACTAGTATAACTAACCAAAATCACACTGCAATGCATACGTAATGATTTAAGATCTGGATAGTTTTGTGCAGCAGGACAACGTAAGAGACTACAATAGTGCAAATAACAAATTATTCATAGTGCAAACAACATAGAAAGCATAACAGTGGAACGCCGCCATTGCGGAAGACAAGAGGCAGCTAGCATATCCTATTGATGCTTTATTTTAAATCGGTAAAATTCACCCATTGACGGAAAAAAAACCATCACAGCAGAGTGAAGCCTGATCCTTTGAACTTCTCCTCGAATATCGCATCTAGACATTTAGCCATCTCAGGTGTCAAATGGTTCACCCAATCTCCCACCAGCCCCTTCCGGAAATAGGAGTCATATGGGAACTTCAAGAACACCCCCTGGGAGCCTTTCTTGTTGGCCTCTAGATTTTTCAGATGCTCCAAGCTACAAAGCTCAACGATCTCTGCAACGACACCGGCCTCTTCCTCTGTGTCGGAAAATGGTCTCCCGAGGAATTGAGCTAGCTTCCTGACTTTGTCAACCGGATCCTGATGCATCTGCTCGTAGGTCAAGAAAAGCACCCTGTTTGGCTCTGCATTGCTTACCCTCCAGTATCCAAGGATGTGATCCCAGACAGGCCCGGCAAAACATGTGCCCTCACACACCGTCTCGAACACCTCTTGGAGTGATATGTCAGGTCGAACACGGTTGGCGAAATGCCACATGGAGACAACCATGTCCTTCTGATCCCTGCAAATCACCGACTGATTAAAAATTCACAGATCTCAAACAAATGGGATGTTTAATAAAATAAATTTCTCTTCAAGATATGTTAATTGGAAgttttactactagtatagtgtaaAACTCAATGTATATTATGCAATCGTAACCTCTGTAACAAAATATAAGAAGTTTTTTGCATTTTAAGTGCAAGCAAAAAATATCTATAAAAAGTTATACAGGGAGAAGCAAACAAATCTTCTAGGGTGGAAATATGcatatttttctagaaaaaacttTCCGCTCTATTGGTCAACTATCATGGTAGTACAAAGAGCACCATAAATAATATAAATCGTAGAAAAGGGACGTACATACTACTcctaatttgcaaaatacatgacgCCTAGTTAAAAATCCACATAATATATTTTTTGCAATTTTAATTAACAGAAAAAATATTTATTGAGGACTATGCTAATATCTAATTAAGGAGTCATTTATTTGAGTAGAACGGAAGAATGAGTATAAAAGAGATCATGTGGATTACATATTTTTTACAAACGTCCTTTTTCAAATAGAGGTGCACTTTGCAAAATTTTACTTAATCCTCTCCCAGCTTTTAGATGGAGATTCGAGCCATCTCATCACTTCTTGTAAAGTCACGGTCATATATATGACGGGAAAGAAAATTTGAGAACAATATTATTCCTGATATAGAGAGGAAAAAAACACTTCAACTGAGTGGATCTGACAGCCATATGCTAACATGCATCAGAGAAATAACAAGCGATAGCGGATGACGGAAAGACACAACTACCGCTGTTCTTGTTGTTAGTTGTGACCTCCTTGGGTCAGGGCTTGTTGAACCAATCATGTAAACATATGTACTATTGTAACATCGACAAAATTACCTGCATATGTAGACGATTTTGCAGTCGGGGCCACGAGAGATAGACGGCGGCAGCACCGAGAGAGGCATGTGCGTGCACATGAGCCTCGGCGAGGGCAGCTTGTCCAGCACTGCCTCACGGCCGACGGCGAAGAGCCTGTCCACTAGAATCACACAGTCGTGCGGGTTTAGGCGGCGGAGCGGGTGGGCGGGGCTGGCTGGCGGGTACGCAGCACGGGCCATCGTGGCGAATATCAGAGCCTTGAGCCAAGTGGTGCCGCACTTGGGAAAGCTCGCAAGAACCACGTCGCCGGGGCGCGTTGAGAAGCTGCGCTGCATGGATATGATGCCTGGTACCCAGTCCTCCAGCACCCACACGCCCTGATAGCAGCGCAACTTGAGCTTGCTGGCAGGGTTCAACGGCAGGGACGCCACGGCGGCGGCATACTCGGTAGGTGGGCGCACTGGGATGGTGCCGTCGTCGGCGTCCTTGAACGCCACGGGGACCTGGAGAGCAGTCGTTTCGCTGCCAGCCATTTTGCTGATAATACTAGCTACCGGGAGCAAGCCTTTTTATAAACATTGAGCTACACCACACCAAGCTGTTGGGGTCAACCCCGTCTCCCGTGTACACAGGTTGTACATTGGGTGGCCCCGCGTAGGGGGCCATGTGCGTCGCACATGAACGTTTCACACTTCTGTGCCAAGAAAGTCTTGACACACACAAGTATTTGCCGGGATAATTTAAACCGTCCGCATCTGTTGGGACCGCCACAGGGTCAATTTAAAGGGCTCGGtcaagggtcatcgagtgctcaacCGCAACAGGGCGGGCAGCCATTTCACATTGATGGCCGACTATTTTGCCCTGGATGCACTCTTTACGGATGCGTAAGACTGTCTTTGATCATTTGTACCATGACATCCGGTCCTATGATGACTATTTCATCCTAACGAAGGACACGGTGGGAACGATTAGGTTGTTTGGTTACCAGAAGAGCACTGCCGCATACCGGATGCTTGcaagggttcgacactcttacttatcgaaatgacaatgattgatcccctatacttgtgggtcatcagccagcggtagtaccgcttgcacgCAACAAAAACCGCCAATATCATATTTGTGGAGTGGTGGCTTATGCAATTTTAAGAGGTTGTAGATGAGATGGGATTTGGATTGGAGACAAGAAATACTGCAAATGGGAGGGAACACTGCAAGGTCAAAAGACATCCAAAACAAGCGCAAACTTCGCCAACTTCGCTACGGCCGTGCCCCACCGCCACAACCACGAAGTCGGCACGTCCGCGGGCGcaaccggcagcgaggaagagtagtgcatggtaggtcgccgccgttgGGGTCCCAAGAAGGCCACCGCTCCTTCCTTCTCATTGAAGCTAAGCTTGGCGGACTGATTATCGCCGGCCAATTAGCCGCTCAGGCTGCAGAGGCAAACCTAGAGACCGCCGAGGCGGAACAGGAGAAGGTGAAGCCAAGAGCCGGAACTTCACTTTGCAGGGCACATAGCAGGACATGGGTAACGGGTGCCGGCCATCATTTAGATTAGTTTTAGAGTAGGATTTAGCTAATAATTAtcaaaaatgtaatgaatttcctcCGGTTTATATGAAAATCAGCGGTGTACAAGAATTTCATCCGCTTAATGGAAATCCGGCCTGAAAAGTATGTGGATAGCATTGGTTGGCCGGCTCCCGTATCCGTGTCTGTTGACTGATTTCTTGATCCATGAACAGATGTAAAAAAGAATTTGCAGTTCAGCGTTGAAGATACCCTCACAGCCCACAAAGTTGCAAAGTGAAGCTCCGGCGCGCGTTCCACTCTGGCTCCTGCCTCAACTACTACTGCTGTTGAGCAGCATCATGTCACGCATCTTTCTTGAGCCTTCgttccaaaaaagaaaaaaatattgtgGTTTCATTATTTGCGTGGGTCGTGGTTAGCGCGAGTTGCGTATTTCAGTTCTCTACATCGCTTTCTATTCAGATCCACCTAACAGCATTCATTTCCCCTGTTCAACTTGTGTCCCGAGCTCGAGTATACTACTACTCTATACAGTCAAACCGGATCTTCACCTGATCCCCTCTTCCACTCGTGTCCTTTCTTTTAGCCTCTTCTCAATACGAGATCCATTGAATTGCATTTTGCCCTGGGTGTCCTCATATATGAGGTTtaacccactgccgccatccattagcgccttattgagtctgaattcGTCCACTATGGGATTAAGGACAAGGGAAGCAGGTGCCCGGATAGTGTGGGACCTCGGCTCGTCTTTCTCATCAAAGGTGATGGGTATGTCTGTCCATGATTCAGTCGCTGCCATGTTGTGAATTTGATAGAGCTCTCGAAGGGCTCTCTTCCTTTGATTTTTTGACGAAAACATCTCATAGATCGTTAGGATCTCGGCGTCGTCATCCAAGGGCGTTGCTGAACATCGGATTGAGGGTGAGCCTCCGAGGATAGTTTCTCCGCTCTTAGCAACTTGCCTAACCACCTAGCAGGCTCGAAGGCTGTGAGTTGGGCTTTTATCTAGTAGGACAGAGTGTATGGGACACGGCTTGTCCAGTAATTCGTCGAGGACCATTCGGGAACCTGTcagggatttcttctttttctcggACAGCTCGTATTTGACTGACCGGTGTGAGTATGTGCGCTTCGTTGGAGCTCTTATGGGTTCCTTGGCATGGATTGACTCTGTTTGCAATTGCTGAGCTTGCTAGGCATCTTCCATGGCGTAGTATTTTGAACGTGATGGTGGGCGAGGGCATTTAGGATGCCTTCGTCTCGGCACCTATGCTAGAAAGTTGATAGAATTTCCTGGCTGCCGCGGTCTGCTATCTTGTTTTTAACATGGAGGAATCTAGTCCAGCATTGCCTGACTATTTCTTCGTGCTGTTGTTTCACGTACATTAGATCTCATATGTCGGGCCACCCGGAGTTGCTTGGAAAGTACTCAACGTGGGGGGTGGGTGGGAATTCTTTTTATCCCAATAGGGTGCGAGTCTGGAGTTTTTGCGGCGGTGTCCTGCGTCTTTGTGGGATCCGACGTGCTGGGCTCAGCGTCCGAAACATCAATTGGGCGATGTATGGACTCGAGATCGAGTGCAGAATCAGCTCGGCGTTGAACTCTCTCCGGGACGGAGATCAGATTCCGAACTAGATGTTGGAACTTTACTATCGGAGGCCAGCACACAATTCGTTCTTGGCATCAGAGGTCACAGGGGGGCGTCTTCAGCCAAGGCTTTGATAGTTGCGACTAAGTGTGCGTTAGGTGGGACGTAGATTTCCCTATCGTCAGGCTTAAGCCCGATCTTGTCGTAAACCGAGGACTGGCCATCGGTTTTGTCCATGGCTCGGACCCGGTCTAGTAACTCATTTAATAGAGAGAGACATGTTGTGTCCATGCTCCGGGAGTGCTCGGGTCGATTCATAGTACTGCCGCTGCAGGCGCGTTTGAGATCGCGTCGCGTCAGTGTCAGGCCGACGCTGGGTCCGGGCCGTCTGGGTGGAGACTGGATCCGTGCTCAAGGCCGGATATGAGGTGGTGGTCGCCTCAACGGTGGGGTTCGCGGGCTCTTTAGGTGAAGCTGAGAACCTTGTCAGAATAAAATCTCCCTGGGAGTCGGCGACGAActctaggtttccaaacctgatctcctAGTCGGGGGCGAAGCTGCCGACCTGGCCAAGGCGGCCAGTCAGACCAGCGTGCATCACAATGTTGCCGAACGCGAAAAGTTATCCAGGAACGAAGACATCCCCGTTACAGATGCCATCGTTGTTGAGtaagcgagccattgatccttcgaCGGTtctacagcggaactctcaatgaaagcaccaatgtaggtgtaaaactggcagatctcgggtagggggtcccgagctatagATCTTGGATTGATGGGTAACAATGAACATAGAGACagtatttacctaggttcgggccctctcgaagaggtaaagccATATGTCCTGCTAGATTGTATTGATGTGTTTGTTCAAcgattacagagttgatctaccacgagatcggatgaACTAAACCCTATCAGAGTTGGATGATGGttctagcctctatggactaaaccatgtggttcatatagacaccgggggtAAGACGTCATGTCCTTGGAGGTTTCCTTCTAGAGCAAGGGGTCGTTCTGTAGTCTGTCTTTCCTTTTGAAAAATCAAGAGCGGCCCACCAGTCCGTCCCACGAGAGACAGGCCGgtagtccgaggaccccttagtccgggaCACCCTCACCCGTGTCTActtctatcatatattaaaaatcTTAAAAATACCTTACTGTAATTTtaccttatttattttattttgtattttttttaatctatctatctatcaccatacaatttaatcttACAATTAACTgtcaaggaattgacaaccccttgttcacgTTGGGTGCAaagatttgttattttgtgtgcaggtgatgttaacgagttgttgcgtgattctcctactagattgataactttggtttcatatatgaggaaaatacttatctctactgtactacatcatcccctcctcttcaaggaaaacccaaCGCATCTCACAAGTAGCACACGGTCATCGCGTCGGACATGGATATGGTAGAGAGCAAGAGG is drawn from Triticum dicoccoides isolate Atlit2015 ecotype Zavitan chromosome 4A, WEW_v2.0, whole genome shotgun sequence and contains these coding sequences:
- the LOC119289852 gene encoding cytosolic sulfotransferase 8-like: MAGSETTALQVPVAFKDADDGTIPVRPPTEYAAAVASLPLNPASKLKLRCYQGVWVLEDWVPGIISMQRSFSTRPGDVVLASFPKCGTTWLKALIFATMARAAYPPASPAHPLRRLNPHDCVILVDRLFAVGREAVLDKLPSPRLMCTHMPLSVLPPSISRGPDCKIVYICRDQKDMVVSMWHFANRVRPDISLQEVFETVCEGTCFAGPVWDHILGYWRVSNAEPNRVLFLTYEQMHQDPVDKVRKLAQFLGRPFSDTEEEAGVVAEIVELCSLEHLKNLEANKKGSQGVFLKFPYDSYFRKGLVGDWVNHLTPEMAKCLDAIFEEKFKGSGFTLL